In the Streptomyces fradiae ATCC 10745 = DSM 40063 genome, GCGCGGGCAGGGACCCGGGCGCTTCGCGGACGGTTCGGTGGGCTCCGGAACGGTCGGGCCGCACCGGCCTTTTTCGGCCACCGGCGAGCATGAAATTTTTCATGCCCTTGCTTACTCGACGGTATGTGGATTTACTGCTCGCACGGCACCGACGCCCCGCGGGGTGACTCGGTGCCCGTCGACCGAACACTGCGGGGGCGACGCTCCCTCCTCGCGCCGCCCCGCGTGTTCGCTGCCGGGTGTTCCGCTCTCCCCTGCGGGCACCCGTGGCGGCCCCGGTCTACCCCTGGGCCGGGGCCGCCGAACCCTTCCTCCGCCTCAGCCGGCCGCCGTCGCGGCAAGCCGCGCCCGCGCCGCGGCGAGCGCGTGCTCCAGCGTCCGGGTGCCCGTCGTCACGCAGAGCGTGTACGTCACGTCGTCCAGGCGGCGTTGCAGATCCGGCGCGATCGCATGGTCCTGCGCGGCGGCACAGAGGGACTCGTACCGGGCCACGAGCTCGCGAAGCACAGCGGGATGCGCCAACAGCATGGGCGTACCTGCCTTTCCGACGCCATGAGGTGCGAGGGGAGGACGGCGAGCGCGCGTCTCCCTCGAGGGTGGGGTGGTGCGAAGAGGTCGGGTGACACGGCGGCCTCCCGGACCGGGACGCCGCCCCCCGCGCGGGGTATGCCCGCACTGACCGACCTTCACACGACATTGTGATGCAACCGTGATGGATTCGCCCTGCGGAACGCCGGGCGGTGTGACAGGTCGTGCGCGTGGTACTCGCCGGCCCATGACGGTGAACCCCATCGAGATGCAGAAGAACCTGGGCGGCGTCAGCTACCCCGCCTCCAAGGACGAGATCGTCCGGCAGGCGCGGGAGCACGGCGCCGGCGAGAAGGTCATGGACGCGCTGGAGTCCATCCCCGACAAGGAGTACGACTCCCCCGCGGCGGTCAGCAAGGAGGTCGGCAAGGGGACGTGACCGTAACGGCCCGCCCCGCGCCCCTCAGGCCCCCACCGCCGCCCCGCCCCGCGCGGGGCGGCGCGCCACGACCAGCCGGCAGCGGGGCGCCCCGTCGTCCCGCTCCCCGAGGCCGGGCAGCGCCGCGAGGCCCACGCCGAAACCGGCCGCGCGCAGCTCGGCGGCCACGTCGGGCAGCCGGAAGGTCCGGTAGTACATCACGAACCGCGGCCGCCACAGCGCGTTGCGCACCCGCATCGCCGCGTCGAAGCCCCACAGCGCCCAGTACGCCGCCGAGCCCACCGCCGGGGGCGCCGCCACGGGGAACGCGAACAGCCCGCCCGGCCGCAGCGCCCCGTGCACGCGCGCGAAGAGGCCCGGCCGCTCGGCGGGCAGGAAGTGGCCGAACGCCCCGTAGCTGACCACCAGGTCGAACCCGGCCCGGAAGGGCAGCGCCCGCGCGTCGGCGCGCACCCACTCGGGGCCGGGCAGCCCCGCGCGCGGCGGATGCGCGGCGCGGGCCCGGGCGAGCATCCCGGCGCTGAGGTCCACGCCGGTCACCCGCTCGGTGCACAGCTCCCGCAGCGGTCCCGTACCGGCGCCGGTGCCGCAGCACAGGTCGAGCCCGGCCCGGAAGGGCCCCAGCGGGCGCAGCGCGCCGGCCACGGCGTCCAGCACGGCGTCGGGGGTGCGGAAGGGAGTGCGGTCGAAGTCGGGGGCCAGCAGGTCGTAGCCGCGCTCCAGCGAGGACAGCGCCTGGACGGCGAGCTCCCGCAGCGTCGGCCCGCCGGAAGCACGGAACAGGGCGGGGAACACGACCGGCGGGGGCGGGCCGGCTCCGGCGGCCGTAGCCGGGGCGGTGGCTCCGCGGGCCCCGGCCGGGGGCGCACCGGGGGCGCCGCGAGCCCCGGCGGGCGACGGATCTGCCGTGCCGCGGGCCACGGCACGGGGCCGGCCGGGGGCGCCGGCCGGGTGCCGGGGCCGTCCCGCGCGGCGCGCCGGGCTCACAGCGGGTCCGCGTCGAGGGCGTCGAGGAACAGCTCCGCGCCGTACACCGGTTCCCTGGCGCCGGGGGCGGGGAGCGGCTGCTCGGCCCAGATCACCTTGCCCTGCCCCGTGTAGCGGGTCCCCCACCGCTCGGCGAGCTGGGCGACCAGGAACAGGCCGCGCCCGCCCTCGTCGGTGCTCGCCGCGTACCGCAGATGGGGAGAGGTGCTGCTGCTGTCGGAGACCTCGCAGGTCAGGCCCCGGTCGTGGATGAGCCGTACGTGGACCGGGGCGGAGCCGTACCGGATGGCGTTGGTGATCAGTTCGCTGAGGATCAGCTCGGTCGTGAACGCCATCTCGGACAGGCCCCACGCCTCGAGCCGCTCGCTGGCCGCCGCGCGCAGCCCGGCGACGGCCTCGGGGTGGAAGGGCACGTCCCAGTCGGCGACGCGGTCCGGGCCGAGGACCCGGGTGCGGGCGATCAGCAGCGCCACGTCGTCCTTGGGGCGCGCGGGCAGCAGGGCGTCCAGGACGGCGCGGCAGCTCTCCTCGGGCGTCCGGTCCGGCTGGGCGAGGGAGGTGCGCAGCAGCTCCAGGCCCACGTCGATGTCCCGGCTGCGCTCCTCGATGAGCCCGTCCGTGTAGAAGACGAGCTGGCTGCCCTCGGCCAGCTCCAGCTCGGCCGTCTCGAACGGGATGCCGCCGAGGCCCAGCGGCGGGCCCGCCGGCAGGTCGGGGAACTCCACCGACCCGTCGGGGTGGACCAGCGCGGGCATCGGATGCCCGGCCCTGGCCAGGGCGCACCGGCGCGTCACCGGGTCGTAGACGGCGTACAGGCAGGTCGCGCCGGTCATCCCGACCCCGCCGCCGGAGGTCCCGGCGGCCTCGGTCTCGTCCTGGTCGACCCGGCCGACGAGGTCGTCGAGGCGGCCGAGCAGCTCGTCGGGCGGCAGGTCCAGGGTGGAGAAGTTGTGGACCGCGGTGCGCAGCCGGCCCATGGTGGCGGCGGCGTGCAGGCCGTGCCCGACGACGTCGCCGACGACCAGCGCGACCCGGCTGCCGGGCAGCGGGATCACGTCGAACCAGTCGCCGCCGACCCCGGACTGGGCGGGCAGGTAGCGGTGGGCGACCTCGACGGCGCTCTGCTCCGGCAGGGCGCGGGGCAGCAGGCTCCGCTGGAGGGTGACGGCCATGGCGTGCTCGCGCGTGTAGCGGCGGGCGTTGTCGATGGCGACGGCGGCCCGTGCGACCAGCTCCTCCGCCAGGGCGACGTCCTCGGGCTCGAACGGCTCGGGCTTCTCCGAGCGCCAGAAGTTCGCGACGCCGAGGACGACGCCGCGGGCCTTCAGCGGCACGATGATCAGCGAGTGGATGCCGTACGCGACGATCCGGCCGGCCCGCTCGCGGTCCTGGGCCTGCCAGCCGGGCGCGCGGGAGAGGTCCGGCACCAGCTCGGCGCGGCCCGACCCGAAGCCGCGGGCCTGGGGCGTGGAGGGAACGAAGGTGATCATGCGGCCGGTGGGGTAGAGCGGGTGGTCGCCGCGGATGCCGCGGGACGCGGCGCGGCGCATCGCGCTGCCGGCCCCCGCGGGCTCCTCGCCGCGCAGCACGGGGTCGGCGAGGTCGACGGTGACGAAGTCGGCGAAGCGGGGCACGGCCACCTCCGCCAGCTCCTCGGCGGTACGGACGACATCGAGGGTGGTGCCGATGCCGACGCCGGCGTCGTACAGCAGGTTGAGGCGTTTGTGGGCGACCTGGGCGCGGCCGGAGACGGCGCGCAGCTCGGTGGTGTCGCGGATGGTGACGACGGTGCCGCCGTGCCCCCCGTACGGGTCGGTGGGGCGCTGGTTGACAGCGAGCAGCAGGCCGGCGGCGGGGACGACCTCGTCGGTGGCGAGGCGGCCGGAGCAGAGCAGGTCCGCCATCCGCGGGTCGAGGCCCGGCAGCTCGGACAGGTGGCGCCCCTCGGCGTCGGGCGGGAGTCCGAGGAGGCGTACGGCCTCGTCGTTGGCGAGGACGAGGCGGCCGTCGTCGTCGACGATGAGGACGCCCTCGCGGACGGCGTGCAGGACGGCGTCGTGGTGCTCGTAGACGCGGGTCATCTCGGCGGGGCCGAGCCCGTGGGTCTGGCGGCGCAGGCGGCGGGTGACGAGTGCGGTGCCGGCGGTGGCGACGGCGAGTCCGGCGGCGCTGGTGCCGAGGATGACGGGCAGCTGGCGGTTGACGACGCCGGTGACGTTCTGGACCTTGAGCCCGGCGGAGACCAGGGCGACGACCCGGCCGTCCGGGTCGGTGACGGGCACGACCGCCTGCACCTCCTCGCCGAGCGGCCCGTCGACGCTCTCGGTGAGCACCTTGCCCGCGAGGGACGGCTCGATGGTGCCGACGAACCGCTGGCCGATGCGCTCGGGCAGGGGGTGGGTGTAGCGGACGCCGTCGGTGTCCATGACGACGATGAAGTCGACGCCCGCCTCCCTGCGGGCGGTCTCCGTGATCGGCTGGAGGGTCTTCGACGGGTCGGGCTCCTCCAGCGCCTCCAGCAGGCCGGGCGCATGGGCGAAGGTCTGGGCGACGGCGACGGACCGGTTGCGGGCCTCGCGGTCGCCGTCGTACCGCGACTGGAGCAGCAGGGCCAGGAGCGCCCCGAGCACCAGCAGCACGACGAGCGCCACCTGCAGGACGAACACCTGTCCGGCGACGCTGCGTGGCAGCCTTTCGGCCACTGACCGGACCGAGAGCCCCCGGAACCGGTCGGAAAAGTTGACCACGCTCATTTGTAACATTGTCGCCCATGTCGGGCGCCAATGTTGCTGCTCATGCGCCTGCGCGGGCTCGCCGTGGGCGGTGGTGCGAGCGGCGGTGCCGCCTCGCACGGCCCGGGTTCCCCGTCCGCGGCGCCTCGCGCGCGGGGGCCGGGCGGGGCCCGGGCGGCGGACGGGCAGCGGACGGGGAGCGGGTCTCGGGGGGGGTGCATTTCTCGCCGCCGTGGCGCGGGTATGGGTCCCAGGAGGGCCGGGGTGCGGGTGACGGGGGGCGGAGCGTGGCCAGACGGGAGTTCGAGGAGCGGAACGTGCTCATCCGGCGGGGGTGGCGCCAGCTCACGACGGCCGGGCGGGTCCGGGTGGCCGGGGGCCGGCTGACGCTGCTGAACAGCAGGGGCGGCGAGATCGACAGCGCCCCGCTGTCGCGGGTGCGGGTGGCGGAGCCCTGGTACGTGCCGCGCGGGGTGGTCCGCGCGGCGCTCGGCGGGACCGTGTACCTGCTGCGGCTGGACCCGTCGCGGGCCAGGGACATGACGGAGGCGGCGCACCGGGCCCGCGGTTAGGGCGAGGCCCGCACCGCACCGCACCGCCGCGGCCGCCGTCGACGGCGGTCCGCCGGCGGCCCCGGCCGGGCGCCGCGGCCGGCGCCCCGAGGTCCTTCCGGCGTCTCCCCGCGCGACCGCGGTCGGGACCGCGCCGGTAGAGTCGGCCGGACGGTCGGACCTGGGGGATCTGATGACGACAGCACGTGCGGTGCCCATCGTCTTCGTGCACGGCACGCGCTTCAGCGCGGGGCAGTGGAGCGTGCAGCTCACCGCGCTCCGGGACGAGTTCCCGGTGGTCGCCGTCGACCTGCCCGGACACGGGGCGCTCTCGGCCCGCCCCTGGAGTCTGAGCGGCGCGACCGAGGTCATCGCCCGGGCGGTGGACTCGCTCGACTGCGGACCGGCTCTGGTCGTCGGGCACTCGCTCGGCGGATACGCCTCGCTGGAGTTCGCGCGGTGCCACCCGGAAAGGCTGCGCGGACTGGTCCTCGCGGGAGCCAGCGCCTCCACCCGCGGGCCCTGGGCGGCGCCGTACCGGTGGGTCGCCGGGCTGGTCCCCCGTGTACCGGCGGACCGGCTGGCACGATGGAACGACCGGCTGCTGCGGCGGCTCTACCCCCCGGAGGTGGTGGAGGCGACCATCCGGTCCGGCTACGCCTTCCACACTGTGCCGGCAGCCTGGGGCGAGGTGCTGGGACGCTTCGACGCGGGTGCGATGGGCTCGGTCAAGGCTCCGGTACTGATCCTCAACGGCGAGAAGGACACCGTCTTCCGGTCGGGCGAGGCGGACTTCGCCCGTGCGCACCCCCGCGCCCGCGTCGAGTTGGTCCCGCGAGCGGGACACCTCGCCAACTTCGACGCCCCGGTCGCCTTCACCGACGCCGTGCGCCGCTTCGCCCGGCAGCTCTCCGCCGTCGGCTGACGGCGCCCGCCCCGAGAGCGCCCGACCCTCCGGACCGGCTCCTCGTACGGGGCCGGACCCGCCGGGCGGACGGCGAGCACGCGCGGGCCCCGAGGAGGCTGCTCGCCCGCCCACCCGGTCGCCGCCGGACCAGAGCCGGCTGGGCGGAGATCGGCTCGGCCGGTACGGGTCCGGTCGGGGCGGGACGGTTCCGGGCGGGGCGGGTCCGGTGGCCGCCGGTGGGGCTCAGGTGCCGACCGGGAGGGCGGGCAGGTCCTCCCACACCTGGCGCAGGTCGGTGTAGCGGCGGTCGGGCAGCCGCTCCAGGACCCGGCGCACCTCGGGACGGGCGCCCGCGGCGGCGATCAGCAGATCGCTGCGGGTGACCGCTCCGTTGGCGAAGACGGCTGCCAGGTGGTCGGCGATCTCGGTGCGGGTGACGTCGTCGGCCATGGCTCCCCCAGTGTGAGCGCGCGTCAAGACGGCGGCGTGGTGGTGCGGGACGGTCGGTGCGGCCGCTGCGGTGCGGCGGAGGACGCCGCACCCGTCCGTACGGCGGCTCGGGTCGGCGAACGGGCCCAATGTAGCGCCGCCGAGGAGTCCGGTGGCAAGCCGCGAAGGCGTCGGGACGGGCTTGTCGGCAGGATTTCGCGCCTCGTTCGGGACCCGTCGGGCGACCGGCCCCCGGGCGTTCACCCGCACTTCGGGCGGGACCGGCCGCGACCCCGGCGCGTGAGGGTAGCATCGCGTTCAGTGACGGGGCGTGCGGAGACGGCGGGAGGACGCGAGCCATGCCGAGGGTGACGCGGCAGGAGATCACCGCTTGCACACGGGGGGCGTTCGGATCCGGCTGGGTCGGCCGGGACGAGCTGTGCGCGGCGGCCCGTGCGGCGGGCGCCCGGCCGGAGGCCGTGGCCCTGCTGGCGGACCTGTCGCCGCACGTCCGGGTCTGCGGACTGCCGGACCTGCTCCTGCTGCTGCCGGACCTGCCGGACGACGCCCCGGGGGCGGAACCGGAACCCGGGTCCGGGGCCTGAGCCGGAGCCGGAAGCCAGTGCCGGGGCCGGAAGCCAGGGCCGGTCGGTCCGGCCACGCCAGGGCCCGCCGGAGTTTCGTGGGCCGCGCCGCGCGCCCGGTCGCCCCGCGGACGGGGGGATGCCCCGGGCGTGCCGTACCGAGCGGTGGGGCCCTTCCGTACGGGCGGACCGTTCTCGGCAAGGCGGCTCAGGGGGGCGCCGTTACCGCCGGGGCCCGGAGCCCGGCCGGGGTGGACGGGTCGGTGCCGCCGCCCGCGCCGCCGGACGGCTGGCTCAGGATCGCGGTGAGGACCAGACCGACGACCGCGACCACGACCGCCACCAGCACCACCACCTTCCGCCAGTCCCGCCCCGCCCCTGTCCGCCGCTCCCCGCCGGTCCCGTCCGCCTCCGCGGCCGGGTCCGGGACGCCGCGCAGCCGCCCGTGCGGCGGCGGGGACGCGGAGTCCTCGGCGAGCTGCCGGGCGAGTGCGGACATGCGGGCGTCC is a window encoding:
- a CDS encoding alpha/beta fold hydrolase yields the protein MTTARAVPIVFVHGTRFSAGQWSVQLTALRDEFPVVAVDLPGHGALSARPWSLSGATEVIARAVDSLDCGPALVVGHSLGGYASLEFARCHPERLRGLVLAGASASTRGPWAAPYRWVAGLVPRVPADRLARWNDRLLRRLYPPEVVEATIRSGYAFHTVPAAWGEVLGRFDAGAMGSVKAPVLILNGEKDTVFRSGEADFARAHPRARVELVPRAGHLANFDAPVAFTDAVRRFARQLSAVG
- a CDS encoding DUF5133 domain-containing protein; translated protein: MLLAHPAVLRELVARYESLCAAAQDHAIAPDLQRRLDDVTYTLCVTTGTRTLEHALAAARARLAATAAG
- a CDS encoding DUF2795 domain-containing protein encodes the protein MADDVTRTEIADHLAAVFANGAVTRSDLLIAAAGARPEVRRVLERLPDRRYTDLRQVWEDLPALPVGT
- a CDS encoding DUF3040 domain-containing protein; translation: MASGRDEDRRLAEIERLLAREDPDLDARMSALARQLAEDSASPPPHGRLRGVPDPAAEADGTGGERRTGAGRDWRKVVVLVAVVVAVVGLVLTAILSQPSGGAGGGTDPSTPAGLRAPAVTAPP
- a CDS encoding SpoIIE family protein phosphatase/ATP-binding protein, with product MSVVNFSDRFRGLSVRSVAERLPRSVAGQVFVLQVALVVLLVLGALLALLLQSRYDGDREARNRSVAVAQTFAHAPGLLEALEEPDPSKTLQPITETARREAGVDFIVVMDTDGVRYTHPLPERIGQRFVGTIEPSLAGKVLTESVDGPLGEEVQAVVPVTDPDGRVVALVSAGLKVQNVTGVVNRQLPVILGTSAAGLAVATAGTALVTRRLRRQTHGLGPAEMTRVYEHHDAVLHAVREGVLIVDDDGRLVLANDEAVRLLGLPPDAEGRHLSELPGLDPRMADLLCSGRLATDEVVPAAGLLLAVNQRPTDPYGGHGGTVVTIRDTTELRAVSGRAQVAHKRLNLLYDAGVGIGTTLDVVRTAEELAEVAVPRFADFVTVDLADPVLRGEEPAGAGSAMRRAASRGIRGDHPLYPTGRMITFVPSTPQARGFGSGRAELVPDLSRAPGWQAQDRERAGRIVAYGIHSLIIVPLKARGVVLGVANFWRSEKPEPFEPEDVALAEELVARAAVAIDNARRYTREHAMAVTLQRSLLPRALPEQSAVEVAHRYLPAQSGVGGDWFDVIPLPGSRVALVVGDVVGHGLHAAATMGRLRTAVHNFSTLDLPPDELLGRLDDLVGRVDQDETEAAGTSGGGVGMTGATCLYAVYDPVTRRCALARAGHPMPALVHPDGSVEFPDLPAGPPLGLGGIPFETAELELAEGSQLVFYTDGLIEERSRDIDVGLELLRTSLAQPDRTPEESCRAVLDALLPARPKDDVALLIARTRVLGPDRVADWDVPFHPEAVAGLRAAASERLEAWGLSEMAFTTELILSELITNAIRYGSAPVHVRLIHDRGLTCEVSDSSSTSPHLRYAASTDEGGRGLFLVAQLAERWGTRYTGQGKVIWAEQPLPAPGAREPVYGAELFLDALDADPL
- a CDS encoding DUF2795 domain-containing protein yields the protein MTVNPIEMQKNLGGVSYPASKDEIVRQAREHGAGEKVMDALESIPDKEYDSPAAVSKEVGKGT
- a CDS encoding class I SAM-dependent methyltransferase; this encodes MFPALFRASGGPTLRELAVQALSSLERGYDLLAPDFDRTPFRTPDAVLDAVAGALRPLGPFRAGLDLCCGTGAGTGPLRELCTERVTGVDLSAGMLARARAAHPPRAGLPGPEWVRADARALPFRAGFDLVVSYGAFGHFLPAERPGLFARVHGALRPGGLFAFPVAAPPAVGSAAYWALWGFDAAMRVRNALWRPRFVMYYRTFRLPDVAAELRAAGFGVGLAALPGLGERDDGAPRCRLVVARRPARGGAAVGA